The genomic stretch TGAGGACATTTATAACCGAAACCGCTTCTTCTTTCTCTAGAGCCATGATGGCCTCACGGTTAAATACAGGCTCCCCGCTCTTTAGACATTCCTCCAGGGTTGTCTTAATGGAGCAAAAGGAGCAGAAGGATGAATAACCACAGCCACCAGCCCTCTTGGAATGAAGACAGGTCAGAAGCTCTCCGGTCTTAAGATTGCTTTGATGGAGGGCGGCCCCGACAAACTCTCTGGCAGCCCGGTTCGCCGCCAGAACCCGGCGCTCTGAATCGACCACCAGAACCACTTCCGGAAGGACTTCAAACACCTGGAGGAGAAAAGAGGTCTCAAACCCCTTTTCTAGCATAAATCTTATCTTAGAAGAACTATCAAAATATTTATGCACCAAATCCTCACTAAAAACCTCAGCCCGAAGAGGAATTCTTCCATGAGAGAGACAAAAAGAAAAGAAATATTTCGGTAAAAAAATTGTTAAATCTTGGTTAAGGCGGGATTGAAGGGGTTAATGGTGGAGGCGGGGGGAATCGAACCCCCGTCCGAGAGTGCTTCAGCCTAGGCCTCTACGTGCGTAGCCTGGGTTTAAACTTCAGTGGATGGCCTCCCCCAGGCGGGCCGACCAACCACCTAGCCTGCGAGACTCTCACCAAAAGGGGGCAGGCTCCCCTTTTGGCCAGCCCGCTAACCGACGTCATATCCGGGGACGCGGGCTCTCCCCGGATAGACGGGCTGCCTTAATTCTTAGGCAGCCAGAGCGTAGTCGTAGTCGGCACTTATTTTTTCCCTGCCTTTTTAACGAGGTGGCAGGACCCCGGCACGCCAGCCTAGACCTCGACACCCCCGTCGAGCCCATATCGCCCCCTCTGGGTAGGCAAGGTCTCGGCCTTGTTTTTAAAAGAACGTATTGACTACTTTATTTTGCCCTTATAACGCCGACGAAGATCTCTCTCCTCTTCTCGACGTCTTATCGTCTCTCGCCGATCGTGGAGTTTTTTGCCCTTGGCCAGGGCCAGCTCCACCTTGGCCAGACCCCTTGGATTAAAGTAAATCTTCAGGGGCACCAGGGTGTAGCCCCTTTCCTTAACTTTACCCAAAAGGCGCCGAATCTCATGCCGATGTAAAAGCAACTTCCGTGTCCGCGTAGGATCAAGAAGGGCCACATCATGAGCATGCGGATAGGGGCTTATGTGAGCATTATACAGGTAAACCTCCCCATTTACAATGCGGGCAAAGGCCTCGTTTATATTGGCCCGCCCTTCCCGAAGACTCTTTACCTCCGGGCCTCGAAGAGCAATCCCGGCCTCGAAGGTCTCTTCAATGTTGTAGGTATGGCGGGCCTTGCGGTTCTGACAAACGATCTTCTCAGCCACGGGAAAGAAAATAAGATCTTTTCGGAAAAAAGCAACCTTATTCTTGTTTAGAATTTCTAAACAAAGGGCGCCAGGCTTCTCCCTCCCGCAGAAAATAAAGGGGGCTCTGGAGCCCGGACTCCTTAAAGAGGGACTCGAGGCGGGATGGGTCTTCGGGAAACGCCAGGGCCATACCACAGTCGCTACTTATTTCTCGAGGAATGGGAACCAGCTCGGTAGGAATCCCCTTGGCCTTAAGGAGTTTTTCGGCCTTCAGGACATAGTGGATAGAGGGAAAGACGGCCACAAATTTCATTCTCTGGCCAGCTCCTTAAGGGCGACCAATGTCATCTCTACATCCGAAGGGCCGCTAAAGTATCCCCAAGAAAACCGTACTGTTCCTCGAGGATAGGTGCCTATGGTCTGATGGGCCAGTGGGGCACACTGAAGCCCCGGTCTTACGGCTATCCCGTAGCGACGGTCGAGCTCTAAGGCCACCCAGGCCGGATCTTTCCCGGCAATATTTAGGGAGACTACTGAGGTCTGCCTCTCGGGGTCACCAGGACCATAGACGGTTATTCCCGGAATACTGGCCAGCCCTTCTAAAAAAAGGGCCGTAAGGCCTTTTTCATGTTCTCTTATTCGGGCCAGGCCTGTCTTCTTGATAAAATTAAGACCGGCTTTAAGACCGGCTAAGCCAACCGTATTAGGGGTGCCACTTTCAAAGCGATCGGGTAGAAAGGAAGGCTGCTCAAGTGATTCTGAGCGGCTCCCAGTTCCTCCCAGGCCCAGAGGTTCGATGAGCTCTTCAAGGCCCGGCGCTATGTATAAAGCTCCGGTGCCCGTAGGGCCCAAAAGTGACTTATGGCCGGTTAAGGCCACAAGATCCAAGCCCTGAGAGACATCTATCTCAAGGGCCCCGGCACTCTGGGCCGCATCTACCAAAAGCAGGGCCGGCCCCTTCATTTCGGCCACTTCCGCCAGAGGGACAATGGTACCGGTGACGTTTGAAGCATGGTTGACCACCAAAAGCCGAGGGGAGACCTCGATCAGCGTCTGACGCAGACGGTCAAGATCAAGGGAGCCGTCTTCCCGGCAACGGACGTAGGTCACCGCTATTCCTCGATGTCGCTCAAGGTAATAAAGAGGACGAGCTACAGCGTTGTGCTCCATGGTGGTGGCCACCACTCTATCTCCCGGTCGCAGAAGACCAAAAAGGGCCAGATTCAGGGCCTCGGTAGCGCATTTGGTAAAGACAATCTGTTCAGAGGAGGGAGCCGAGATGAGGGCCGCCAGCTCCTCCCTGGTCTCGAAGACGATACGGCTGGCCTCAAGGGCCATTTTATGGGCGGCTCGGCCAGGGCTGCCTGAACAGTTGCGCAGAAACTCCCCTACCGCCTCAACCACCTCTGGAGGTTTGGGCCAGGAGGTAGCCGCATTGTCGGCATAAATGATCTCTCTCATGGACGAACAACCCGGTTCTGGGCCAGAAGTTCGATGATCTCCAGCATGTTTCCTACCCGGCCTACGGCCAGACTTTCCTTGAGGCCAAAATAATCAAGACAAGTACCGCAGGCAATAATCTCTACCCCTCGTTCAGAAAGGGTCTTTAGAGGCTCGAGAACCTCAGAGCCTTCAGCGGCCAGAAAAACTCCCCGATTGTAAAAAACCACGGCCCGAGGCGGAAAGGATGTCTGCGGCAGAGTCTTGAGAAAGGCCTGGATAAGAATCCGCCCCAGGGCCTCATCGCCAGAACCCATAATATCCGAGGTTATAGTCACCACATAGTTCTCTGGAGAGGGAGCGCAGGTGATCTCTGTCTCTGAAGCCTTTCGGCCCTCGCCAGGGCGTTTTATGATCCTGATGGCCCAGATCCCGGGGGCCTTTTCAGTCACCTCTGCCTGGTGTCCCTGGCCTTCGGCGAAGCGCAAGACATTGGCCCGGCTGGAGTCATTATCCACCAAAACGATAAGTTCTCCCTCTGTTATCTCTTCAAGGGCCTCCTTGGTCTTTATAACTGGCTGGGGACAGGCCAACCCCTGGCAATCTATTACCTTGGCCATAGTGCCTCCTTAGTTTTTTGAGGAGAGATTACCTATCTGGTAAGGGCCAGTCCAATCAAGGAAACCGATGAGGACAATTTTTTGCATCGGGTAAGGCAATATTTTCTCTCTCGTT from Thermosulfuriphilus ammonigenes encodes the following:
- the smpB gene encoding SsrA-binding protein SmpB, producing the protein MAEKIVCQNRKARHTYNIEETFEAGIALRGPEVKSLREGRANINEAFARIVNGEVYLYNAHISPYPHAHDVALLDPTRTRKLLLHRHEIRRLLGKVKERGYTLVPLKIYFNPRGLAKVELALAKGKKLHDRRETIRRREEERDLRRRYKGKIK
- a CDS encoding DUF3343 domain-containing protein → MKFVAVFPSIHYVLKAEKLLKAKGIPTELVPIPREISSDCGMALAFPEDPSRLESLFKESGLQSPLYFLREGEAWRPLFRNSKQE
- a CDS encoding aminotransferase class V-fold PLP-dependent enzyme — encoded protein: MREIIYADNAATSWPKPPEVVEAVGEFLRNCSGSPGRAAHKMALEASRIVFETREELAALISAPSSEQIVFTKCATEALNLALFGLLRPGDRVVATTMEHNAVARPLYYLERHRGIAVTYVRCREDGSLDLDRLRQTLIEVSPRLLVVNHASNVTGTIVPLAEVAEMKGPALLLVDAAQSAGALEIDVSQGLDLVALTGHKSLLGPTGTGALYIAPGLEELIEPLGLGGTGSRSESLEQPSFLPDRFESGTPNTVGLAGLKAGLNFIKKTGLARIREHEKGLTALFLEGLASIPGITVYGPGDPERQTSVVSLNIAGKDPAWVALELDRRYGIAVRPGLQCAPLAHQTIGTYPRGTVRFSWGYFSGPSDVEMTLVALKELARE
- the yedF gene encoding sulfurtransferase-like selenium metabolism protein YedF, translating into MAKVIDCQGLACPQPVIKTKEALEEITEGELIVLVDNDSSRANVLRFAEGQGHQAEVTEKAPGIWAIRIIKRPGEGRKASETEITCAPSPENYVVTITSDIMGSGDEALGRILIQAFLKTLPQTSFPPRAVVFYNRGVFLAAEGSEVLEPLKTLSERGVEIIACGTCLDYFGLKESLAVGRVGNMLEIIELLAQNRVVRP